Proteins from a single region of Campylobacter sp. RM16704:
- a CDS encoding M23 family metallopeptidase, with the protein MRKILFFLCFFIFVLEAREIDLVKGQVVFLEFDKDKFLQISSNSKNLPSFEYKNKIIVSIAMPYKNPKDRKLIAEFRDNSKEEINIKFSEGSYQKEFLKVSASKVNPPKEVLERISKEYNQAVKIYNTYTDTALFDGKFIYPLESKITSDFGKARLFNDSLKSYHSGTDFRATTGTKIYASNDGIVRIASNRYYAGNSVVIDHGYGIYSQYYHLSKLNVIVGQKIKKGDLVGLSGASGRVTGPHLHFGILINGIQVDPLDFIAKFNALQ; encoded by the coding sequence ATGAGAAAAATTCTTTTTTTTCTATGTTTTTTTATTTTTGTTTTAGAAGCTAGAGAAATTGATCTTGTAAAAGGACAAGTAGTTTTTTTAGAATTTGATAAAGATAAATTTTTACAAATTAGTTCAAATTCTAAAAATCTTCCTTCTTTTGAGTATAAAAATAAAATTATTGTTAGTATAGCTATGCCTTATAAAAATCCTAAAGATAGAAAATTAATAGCTGAGTTTAGAGATAATTCTAAAGAAGAAATCAATATAAAATTTAGCGAAGGAAGTTATCAAAAAGAATTTTTAAAAGTGAGTGCTTCTAAAGTAAATCCACCTAAAGAAGTTCTTGAGCGTATTAGTAAAGAATACAATCAAGCTGTTAAAATTTATAACACTTATACCGATACTGCTTTATTTGATGGAAAATTTATATATCCTTTAGAAAGTAAAATCACTAGTGATTTTGGAAAGGCAAGATTATTTAATGATAGTTTAAAAAGCTATCATAGTGGAACTGATTTTAGAGCGACAACTGGGACAAAGATTTATGCAAGTAACGATGGTATTGTAAGGATTGCTTCAAACCGTTACTATGCTGGAAATTCAGTGGTAATTGATCATGGATATGGAATTTATTCACAATATTATCATCTATCAAAACTTAATGTAATAGTAGGACAAAAAATAAAAAAAGGTGATCTTGTAGGTTTAAGCGGGGCTAGTGGCAGGGTGACTGGGCCACATTTGCATTTTGGAATTTTAATTAATGGCATACAAGTTGATCCACTTGATTTTATAGCTAAATTTAATGCTTTGCAATGA
- a CDS encoding SAM-dependent methyltransferase — protein sequence MTFSEFFKNWTDKYYSQAVSVGKNGDFYTVVSVGNLFGVLLANYFLKLIDDKKLTLPVEVVEIGANEGHLMLDFIQALYTLRADVLGQIECYIIEPHEKLRNIQKKLFDEYELDVKIHNSLKECHFKNAFFYANELFDCFACELVKNKTMAYVDNDLNIVFKPMGEDLLKECEKYNIYNSELCIEYKSFLDELKQACKKLTFVCFDYAKKEEKFSIRMFKKHQVFDLFKENLKDFYAKSDITYNVNFEHFMQVLKEKGFEIVKHKNQNQVLIDFGLEEIIKQAKSTHPQIYKNFIKQSKNLMFGFGDKFKFLEFKL from the coding sequence ATAACTTTTAGTGAGTTCTTTAAAAATTGGACTGATAAATACTACTCACAAGCTGTGAGTGTTGGTAAAAATGGTGATTTTTATACTGTAGTTAGCGTGGGAAATCTTTTTGGAGTGTTATTAGCTAATTATTTTTTAAAACTTATAGATGATAAAAAGCTAACTTTGCCGGTTGAAGTTGTAGAAATAGGGGCAAACGAAGGGCATTTAATGCTTGATTTCATACAAGCTCTATATACACTTAGAGCTGATGTTTTAGGGCAGATTGAGTGTTATATCATAGAGCCACATGAAAAATTAAGAAATATACAAAAAAAACTTTTTGATGAGTATGAATTAGATGTTAAAATTCATAATTCTTTAAAAGAATGTCATTTTAAAAATGCTTTTTTTTACGCTAATGAATTGTTTGACTGTTTTGCGTGTGAGCTTGTAAAAAATAAAACTATGGCATATGTTGATAATGATTTAAATATAGTTTTTAAGCCTATGGGTGAAGATCTTTTAAAAGAATGTGAAAAGTATAATATTTATAATTCTGAATTATGCATAGAATATAAATCTTTTTTAGATGAGTTAAAACAAGCTTGTAAAAAACTAACTTTTGTATGTTTTGATTATGCTAAGAAGGAAGAAAAATTTAGTATCAGAATGTTTAAAAAACATCAAGTATTTGATTTGTTTAAAGAGAATTTAAAAGATTTTTATGCTAAAAGTGATATTACTTATAATGTAAATTTTGAACACTTTATGCAAGTTTTAAAAGAAAAAGGTTTTGAAATTGTAAAACATAAAAACCAAAATCAAGTTTTAATTGATTTTGGTTTAGAAGAGATTATTAAACAAGCTAAAAGCACTCATCCGCAGATTTATAAAAACTTTATTAAGCAAAGTAAAAATTTGATGTTTGGTTTTGGTGATAAATTTAAATTTTTAGAATTTAAACTTTAA
- a CDS encoding bifunctional 3,4-dihydroxy-2-butanone 4-phosphate synthase/GTP cyclohydrolase II: protein MGYIGVEQAIKELQEGKMLVMVDAEDRENEGDLIFPAEFSTKEKVNFAITYARGVVCVALSEVLAKKFELPLMVPKNTSNHETAFTITVDAKEATTGVSAYERNMTIQIFANDNSNAQDFVRPGHINPLIAKKGGVLERTGHTEGTVDLCRLAGLKEACVICEITKDNGDMARRSDLLEFCKKHGINMITIADLIEYRLKNESLISLIKEEKSILAGFEAKKMIFKDHNNNEHIAFSFGSLKECENVKFYLSGSDFELLTSNKFNELLNQIKFLSQEGGVIIFMKNEKQGSIQFKNYGIGAQILRYLKISKIKLLSQNTDKEFIGLKGFGLDIISNNFKV, encoded by the coding sequence ATGGGTTATATTGGTGTAGAACAAGCTATAAAAGAACTTCAAGAAGGTAAGATGTTAGTTATGGTAGATGCTGAAGATAGAGAAAACGAAGGAGATTTAATTTTTCCAGCAGAATTTAGCACTAAAGAAAAAGTTAATTTTGCTATTACATATGCAAGAGGTGTAGTGTGTGTGGCTTTAAGCGAAGTATTAGCAAAAAAATTTGAGCTTCCTTTAATGGTACCTAAAAATACTTCTAATCATGAAACAGCTTTTACTATAACTGTAGATGCCAAAGAAGCAACCACAGGAGTTAGCGCTTATGAAAGAAATATGACAATTCAAATTTTTGCAAATGATAATTCAAATGCACAAGATTTTGTACGTCCTGGACATATAAATCCTCTTATAGCCAAAAAAGGTGGAGTTTTAGAAAGAACAGGACATACAGAAGGAACAGTGGATTTATGTCGTTTGGCAGGATTAAAAGAAGCTTGTGTAATATGTGAAATCACCAAAGATAATGGAGATATGGCTAGAAGAAGTGATCTGCTTGAATTTTGCAAAAAACATGGTATTAATATGATTACAATTGCAGATTTAATCGAATATCGCTTAAAAAACGAAAGTTTAATTTCTCTTATAAAAGAGGAAAAAAGTATTCTAGCAGGTTTTGAAGCCAAGAAAATGATTTTTAAAGATCACAATAATAATGAACATATAGCATTTAGTTTTGGTTCCTTAAAAGAATGTGAGAATGTGAAATTTTATCTTAGTGGAAGCGACTTTGAACTCTTAACCTCTAATAAATTTAATGAACTATTAAATCAAATTAAATTTTTAAGCCAAGAAGGCGGAGTAATAATTTTTATGAAAAATGAAAAACAAGGGAGTATTCAATTTAAAAATTATGGCATAGGTGCTCAAATTTTAAGGTATTTAAAAATCTCAAAAATCAAACTTCTAAGTCAAAATACTGATAAAGAATTTATAGGTTTAAAAGGTTTTGGACTTGATATTATAAGCAATAATTTTAAAGTTTAA
- a CDS encoding FtsW/RodA/SpoVE family cell cycle protein translates to MIRLDRRILTHFDFVQPLLILPIIAISFFLIYEANTYLAEKQVIYTLVGFAGFTFFFFLPLRKLIWLIPTLYWINIALLLSVDIFGIEKLGARRWLEIPFTHFTIQPSEIFKPSFILMLAYLIYQNPPPSNGYGLKQFLKLSCYILLPFLLIAGEPDLGTALVLLLVGFGTLFIIGVNYKIWLSIFLVIAISSPIIYNDFLKPYQKQRIHDFLAEKPSYHVKQSIIAIGSGGLSGKKIDEATQTHFKFLPISTSDFIFAYLSERFGFIGAVIITLLYALLIFHLLSLNYKLKDDYFTKVITNCIALFIFIYIAVNISMTIGFAPVVGIPMPFFSHGGSSFVTFMIFFGILQNLLTFRYLDIEKAVKIKF, encoded by the coding sequence TTGATAAGACTTGATAGAAGAATTTTAACCCATTTTGACTTTGTTCAGCCTCTTCTTATATTGCCTATTATTGCCATATCTTTTTTTTTAATATATGAAGCAAATACCTACTTGGCTGAAAAGCAAGTTATATATACCTTAGTAGGTTTTGCTGGTTTCACATTTTTTTTCTTTTTACCTTTGAGAAAATTGATATGGCTTATTCCTACACTTTATTGGATTAACATAGCTTTGCTTTTAAGTGTAGATATTTTTGGCATTGAAAAACTTGGTGCTAGAAGATGGCTTGAAATTCCTTTTACACATTTCACCATACAACCTTCTGAAATTTTTAAGCCTTCTTTTATATTAATGTTAGCTTATTTAATTTATCAAAATCCTCCTCCTTCAAATGGTTATGGCTTAAAACAATTTTTAAAATTAAGTTGTTATATCCTACTTCCTTTTTTACTCATAGCAGGAGAACCTGATTTAGGGACTGCTTTGGTGCTTTTACTAGTAGGTTTTGGTACACTTTTTATTATAGGAGTTAATTACAAAATTTGGCTTAGTATTTTTTTGGTTATAGCTATATCTTCACCTATTATTTATAATGATTTTTTAAAGCCTTATCAAAAACAAAGAATTCATGATTTTTTAGCTGAAAAACCAAGTTACCATGTAAAACAATCCATTATAGCTATAGGAAGTGGTGGTTTGAGTGGGAAAAAAATAGACGAAGCTACACAAACTCACTTTAAATTTTTACCCATTTCTACTAGTGATTTTATTTTTGCTTATTTATCAGAAAGATTTGGTTTCATAGGTGCTGTAATAATCACATTACTTTATGCTTTATTAATTTTTCACTTATTAAGTTTAAATTATAAACTCAAAGATGATTATTTTACAAAAGTAATAACAAATTGTATAGCTCTATTTATATTTATATATATAGCAGTAAATATATCAATGACTATAGGTTTTGCACCAGTTGTCGGTATACCTATGCCATTTTTTAGTCATGGCGGAAGTTCTTTTGTTACTTTTATGATTTTTTTTGGTATTTTGCAAAATTTGCTTACTTTTAGATATTTAGATATAGAAAAAGCAGTAAAAATCAAATTCTAA
- a CDS encoding RluA family pseudouridine synthase gives MLKISSLCEERLDVFLSDVLKQSRSQVVRLIKENCVCVNKKIEKKSSKKIKQKDEISILLPQTKEIKENYTPEFDITILHEDDDVLVLNKAPNVVVHGASSVKEATLVDWLLYKGYILSNLNGDHRAGLVHRLDKGTSGAIVIAKNNQSHQFLANQLLDKSMGRFYLALSDLPLKKDKMSNEKAIMRCPSNRLKKITTSHLNSLAKSAKTDFINLLSGKDCSLIAAKLYTGRTHQIRVHLADFNRYILGDELYGYKGKIKYNRVMLHAYLIYFIHPRTKKLMFIKAPMFDDFYQILKENFTQGEIDEKTSLDYLKFSFSF, from the coding sequence ATGCTAAAAATTTCATCACTTTGTGAAGAGCGATTAGATGTTTTTTTATCAGATGTATTAAAACAAAGTCGTTCTCAAGTGGTTAGATTAATAAAAGAAAATTGTGTTTGTGTCAATAAAAAAATAGAAAAAAAAAGTTCAAAAAAAATAAAACAAAAAGATGAGATAAGTATCTTATTACCTCAAACAAAAGAAATAAAAGAAAATTATACACCCGAATTTGATATAACAATTTTGCATGAAGATGATGATGTTTTGGTTTTAAATAAAGCTCCTAATGTTGTTGTGCATGGTGCAAGTAGTGTAAAAGAAGCAACTTTGGTGGATTGGCTTTTATATAAAGGTTATATTTTATCAAATTTAAACGGAGATCATAGAGCTGGACTTGTACATAGACTTGACAAAGGGACAAGCGGGGCTATAGTAATAGCAAAAAATAACCAAAGTCATCAGTTTTTAGCAAATCAGCTTTTAGATAAAAGCATGGGGAGATTTTATCTTGCTTTGAGTGATTTGCCTTTAAAAAAAGATAAAATGAGTAATGAAAAAGCTATTATGCGTTGTCCTAGCAATAGGCTTAAAAAAATAACTACAAGTCATTTAAATTCTTTAGCAAAAAGTGCAAAAACAGATTTTATAAATTTATTAAGTGGTAAAGATTGTTCTTTGATTGCTGCTAAATTATACACCGGAAGAACACATCAAATCAGAGTACATTTAGCCGATTTTAATCGTTATATTTTAGGAGATGAATTATATGGATATAAAGGAAAAATAAAGTATAATAGAGTAATGCTTCATGCATATTTGATTTATTTCATTCACCCTAGGACTAAAAAGCTTATGTTTATAAAAGCACCTATGTTTGATGATTTTTATCAAATTTTAAAAGAAAATTTTACACAAGGAGAGATAGATGAAAAAACTTCATTGGATTATCTTAAGTTCAGCTTTAGCTTTTAG
- a CDS encoding fibronectin type III domain-containing protein → MKKLHWIILSSALAFSACSTTMSSPQIAQVNDTLPKISSIKSISDITSIAFEWEPLYDQNIAGYYIYRANAAGAPMELIAKIKNKFQTHYTDTNLEPNTRYYYSMKTFNELGQVSQDGVSIEAFTNRVIDPVPFVQAIVGLPNRVKLVWRPHPDLRVNSYIIERANMKDMKFKELSRVKNRLSAEYIDDSLKPDESFQYRIIALTYDGVKSEPSKIVESTTKALPPMVNNLQASKDAPRKIILTWDKIDYADFAYYKIYSSSTTFLPFSVIAKTSENTYEDVVKGISEKRYYKVSMVDKDGLESPITNEPVEGITLGAPLAPSIVLCAVEDDGIRVEWVDNDDRAKEYIVKRSGGGSSAVFKEIKSKQLKDITAVPGKVYSYEVIAIDINGIESKASNKFTAVK, encoded by the coding sequence ATGAAAAAACTTCATTGGATTATCTTAAGTTCAGCTTTAGCTTTTAGTGCTTGTAGTACAACTATGAGTTCGCCTCAAATTGCCCAAGTAAATGATACTTTACCAAAAATTTCAAGTATTAAAAGTATAAGTGATATTACAAGCATAGCTTTTGAATGGGAGCCTTTGTATGATCAAAATATAGCGGGCTATTATATTTATAGAGCAAATGCGGCTGGTGCACCTATGGAGCTTATAGCAAAAATCAAAAATAAATTTCAAACACATTATACTGATACAAATTTAGAACCAAATACAAGATATTATTATTCTATGAAAACTTTTAACGAGCTTGGTCAAGTTTCTCAAGATGGTGTAAGTATAGAAGCTTTCACAAATAGAGTGATTGATCCAGTTCCTTTTGTTCAAGCTATTGTAGGTTTGCCAAATCGTGTAAAGTTGGTTTGGAGGCCACATCCTGATTTAAGAGTAAATTCATACATTATTGAACGTGCTAATATGAAAGATATGAAATTTAAAGAACTTTCAAGAGTAAAAAATCGTTTAAGTGCTGAATACATAGATGACTCATTAAAGCCCGATGAAAGTTTTCAATACAGAATTATAGCTTTAACCTATGATGGTGTAAAAAGCGAACCAAGTAAGATAGTTGAATCAACCACAAAAGCACTTCCTCCAATGGTAAATAATTTACAAGCAAGTAAAGATGCTCCAAGAAAAATCATTTTAACTTGGGATAAAATTGATTATGCAGATTTTGCTTATTATAAAATTTACTCAAGTTCAACTACATTTTTACCTTTTAGCGTAATAGCTAAAACTTCTGAAAACACCTATGAAGATGTGGTAAAGGGTATATCTGAAAAAAGATATTATAAAGTAAGTATGGTTGATAAAGATGGTTTGGAAAGTCCTATAACAAATGAACCAGTGGAAGGTATTACTTTAGGAGCACCTTTAGCACCTAGTATTGTTTTATGTGCTGTTGAAGATGATGGTATTAGGGTTGAATGGGTTGATAATGATGATAGAGCTAAAGAGTATATAGTAAAAAGAAGTGGTGGAGGAAGTAGTGCTGTATTTAAAGAGATTAAATCAAAACAATTAAAAGATATTACAGCAGTTCCTGGAAAAGTATATAGTTATGAAGTTATTGCAATTGATATCAATGGTATAGAATCAAAAGCTTCTAATAAATTTACAGCAGTAAAATAA
- the trmB gene encoding tRNA (guanosine(46)-N7)-methyltransferase TrmB: protein MPNFKCKILKEIQLPFQKDGVEFLWLAKGENVNLLFTHVQQESFFLQIKKDNKKQEWLIKGEKHTKPSQIGYLQKALLIFKENFTQDIVCEAVALKHTRLIQKTPLIVNNIKELLDKIQDKKQIYIEIGFGSGRHLLYQAKQNPDILIIGIEIYTPALEQVAKLALSENLNNVLLIETDARLLLSVLESNLVDKIFLHFPVPWDKKPHRRVVGLNFANECARVLKDTGQFELRTDSYMYFSFTLETFLNFSHLKAEIAKNKNLEVSSKYEDRWKRQEKDIYDLAISGFGKSENLNKKQKFAIEILKFNLEELDYIKNNFKNNVFKGENFFLHIEKIYVKDKEIIIKIAFGAFYKPEHIYIRLGEHRTDFVFNEPFKTKENLKAIEKLREILYSYIKQ, encoded by the coding sequence ATGCCAAATTTTAAGTGTAAAATTTTAAAAGAAATTCAACTTCCATTTCAAAAGGATGGAGTTGAATTTTTATGGCTTGCTAAAGGTGAGAATGTAAATTTACTTTTTACACATGTCCAACAGGAAAGTTTTTTTTTGCAAATTAAAAAAGATAATAAGAAACAAGAGTGGCTTATAAAGGGTGAAAAACATACAAAACCTTCTCAAATCGGATATTTGCAAAAAGCTTTGCTTATATTTAAAGAAAATTTTACTCAAGATATAGTTTGTGAAGCAGTTGCTCTAAAACATACAAGATTAATTCAAAAAACTCCTTTAATTGTCAATAATATAAAAGAGTTATTAGATAAAATTCAAGATAAGAAGCAAATTTATATTGAAATAGGTTTTGGTAGTGGTAGACATTTACTTTATCAAGCTAAGCAAAATCCTGATATTTTAATTATTGGTATAGAAATTTACACTCCTGCATTAGAACAAGTAGCTAAACTTGCCTTAAGTGAAAACTTAAATAATGTTTTATTGATAGAAACTGATGCAAGGTTGTTGTTAAGTGTGCTTGAATCTAATTTAGTAGATAAAATCTTTTTACATTTTCCTGTTCCTTGGGATAAGAAGCCTCATCGTAGGGTAGTGGGGCTAAATTTTGCAAATGAATGTGCTAGGGTTTTAAAAGACACTGGTCAGTTTGAGCTTAGAACAGATAGTTATATGTATTTTAGTTTTACTTTGGAAACTTTTTTAAATTTTTCACATTTAAAAGCAGAAATTGCAAAAAATAAAAATTTGGAAGTATCAAGTAAATATGAAGATCGATGGAAAAGACAAGAAAAAGATATATATGATTTAGCAATTAGTGGTTTTGGTAAAAGTGAAAATTTAAATAAAAAACAAAAATTTGCTATCGAAATTTTAAAATTTAATTTAGAGGAATTAGATTACATTAAAAATAATTTTAAAAACAATGTTTTTAAAGGTGAAAATTTTTTTTTACATATTGAAAAAATATATGTTAAGGATAAAGAAATTATTATTAAAATAGCTTTTGGTGCTTTTTATAAACCCGAACATATTTACATAAGATTAGGCGAACATAGAACAGATTTTGTCTTCAATGAACCTTTTAAAACAAAAGAAAATTTAAAAGCTATAGAAAAATTAAGAGAAATATTGTATTCTTATATTAAACAATAA
- a CDS encoding cell division ATP-binding protein FtsE, translated as MIEAKKLCLGYDELVIENASFSLKDNDFVFITGKSGSGKSTLLKSFYGDLEPMSGNLKVCGNDLINISNVELLQLRQKIGIIFQDYRLVQEFSVEKNVMLPLMIKGYSKNVCKEQAAKLLKHVNLTFKADKKPAQLSGGEQQRVAMARALAHNPKLLLCDEPTGNLDEYSSDIIWTLLKSAREILGTCVVVVTHRIPTNLRLDYRRFNIENGRMNEIV; from the coding sequence ATGATAGAAGCTAAAAAACTTTGTCTTGGATATGATGAGCTTGTTATAGAAAATGCTAGTTTTTCATTAAAAGATAATGATTTTGTTTTTATTACTGGAAAAAGTGGTAGTGGAAAATCAACTTTACTAAAATCTTTCTACGGAGATTTAGAGCCCATGAGTGGAAATTTAAAAGTTTGTGGTAATGATTTGATAAATATTTCTAATGTTGAACTTTTGCAACTTAGACAAAAAATAGGTATTATTTTTCAAGATTATCGTTTGGTTCAAGAATTTAGCGTTGAGAAAAATGTAATGCTTCCTTTGATGATTAAGGGTTATAGTAAAAATGTATGTAAAGAGCAAGCTGCAAAACTTTTAAAACATGTAAATTTAACATTTAAAGCGGATAAAAAGCCTGCACAACTTTCAGGTGGAGAACAACAACGCGTAGCTATGGCTAGAGCTTTGGCGCATAATCCAAAATTACTTTTATGTGATGAGCCAACAGGTAATTTAGATGAATATTCTTCAGATATTATATGGACATTATTAAAATCAGCTAGAGAGATACTTGGAACTTGTGTAGTAGTAGTTACACATAGAATTCCTACTAATTTAAGACTCGATTATCGTCGCTTTAATATAGAAAATGGGAGAATGAATGAAATCGTTTAA
- a CDS encoding ABC transporter permease, whose amino-acid sequence MKSFKNHLSLIFALMVMMFAFEFLIITNKTIEHYEKLLNKDYNIILVGKTYLDKKSIEDQIEHFQSLEVLNPSEMVDRLKNNISAKNIEVLKATLPKFYTLKLNKLLSEDELKILKEKLLKNPNITKIETFAKTHTKIYKLLVLVKFLLWFFLFIIILLSFVLLLKQMKIWLFEHTQRVEIMCLLGAPFWFRSFMLYKIVFIDCLIAFLLLVLFFTQVYDLESIKLVLESVDISLPKISIFTHLSLVFLIILCVCFVCVNFVMFKVRK is encoded by the coding sequence ATGAAATCGTTTAAAAATCATCTTTCTTTAATATTTGCCTTAATGGTGATGATGTTTGCTTTTGAGTTTTTAATTATTACAAATAAAACTATAGAGCACTATGAAAAACTTTTAAATAAAGATTATAATATTATTTTGGTAGGAAAAACTTATTTAGATAAAAAAAGTATAGAAGATCAAATTGAACATTTTCAATCGTTAGAAGTATTAAATCCTAGTGAGATGGTTGATAGGCTTAAAAATAATATTTCGGCTAAAAATATTGAAGTATTAAAAGCAACTTTGCCTAAATTTTATACTTTAAAGCTTAATAAACTTTTATCAGAAGATGAGTTAAAAATTCTAAAAGAAAAATTGTTGAAAAATCCAAATATTACTAAAATTGAAACATTTGCCAAGACGCATACTAAAATCTATAAACTTCTTGTTTTAGTAAAGTTTTTACTATGGTTTTTCCTATTTATTATTATATTACTCAGTTTTGTGTTATTACTTAAGCAAATGAAAATATGGCTTTTTGAGCATACTCAAAGGGTTGAAATTATGTGTTTGCTTGGAGCACCGTTTTGGTTTAGATCATTTATGCTTTATAAAATTGTTTTCATTGATTGTTTGATTGCATTTTTATTATTGGTGTTATTTTTCACTCAAGTGTATGATCTTGAATCAATTAAATTAGTTTTAGAAAGTGTGGATATTAGTTTACCTAAAATAAGCATATTTACACATCTATCTTTAGTGTTTTTGATAATACTTTGTGTATGTTTTGTTTGTGTGAATTTTGTAATGTTTAAGGTTAGAAAATGA
- a CDS encoding murein hydrolase activator EnvC family protein, translating into MKKCFWLFLFSFSILFANEIAQKQKDIKENERVVKQLSKKLEDLADEILENEKNLKKIANEINILSSKTSKLESSVRNQIKSLEQLNVQNKELLKNKNKIEGKLIDLIAKDFAYDLAIPKNYIESEDSIIVLEMIENLDKIFKDNFYQISKDYEDISKKIEEKQTQITIINTNLKSYKNQIDELKNLRKKQEQEIAKQRTDKEIYTRKLSNLQVQQQELRQTLNKLKIIKEKEEEKKVTQKIDEKKPSNNIKQVGSSYQTSSVKSYSGVKTIAPLESYIVKQKFGNYIDPIYNIKIYNENVVLKSNTANAAVRNVLDGKVVFAKATPTLKKVIIVENKNGIHTIYAHLDKIAPGVKVGRNIKKGYIIGRVESDLTFEVTQKNFHINPLEMIR; encoded by the coding sequence ATGAAAAAATGCTTTTGGCTTTTTTTATTTTCCTTTTCTATTTTGTTTGCAAATGAAATCGCACAAAAACAAAAAGATATCAAAGAAAATGAAAGAGTGGTTAAACAACTTTCTAAGAAATTAGAAGATCTGGCTGATGAAATTTTAGAAAATGAAAAAAATCTTAAAAAAATTGCAAATGAAATTAATATTTTAAGTTCTAAAACTTCTAAGTTAGAAAGTTCTGTTAGAAATCAAATTAAATCTTTAGAGCAATTAAATGTGCAAAATAAAGAACTTTTAAAAAATAAAAATAAAATAGAAGGAAAATTAATTGATTTAATAGCTAAAGATTTCGCTTATGACTTAGCTATTCCTAAAAATTATATAGAAAGTGAAGATAGTATTATTGTTCTAGAAATGATTGAAAATTTAGATAAAATTTTTAAAGATAATTTTTATCAAATTTCTAAAGATTATGAAGATATTAGTAAAAAAATCGAAGAAAAACAAACTCAAATTACAATAATTAATACAAATTTAAAAAGCTACAAAAACCAAATTGATGAGCTTAAAAATCTTAGAAAAAAACAAGAACAAGAAATTGCAAAACAAAGAACTGATAAAGAAATATATACAAGAAAATTATCTAATTTACAAGTACAACAACAAGAATTAAGACAAACTTTAAATAAATTAAAAATTATAAAAGAAAAGGAAGAAGAAAAAAAAGTTACACAAAAAATAGATGAAAAAAAACCATCAAATAATATCAAACAAGTAGGTTCAAGCTATCAAACAAGCAGTGTTAAGAGTTATAGTGGTGTTAAAACTATAGCACCTTTAGAGTCATATATAGTAAAACAAAAATTTGGAAATTATATAGATCCTATTTACAATATTAAAATTTATAACGAAAATGTTGTTTTAAAAAGTAATACTGCTAATGCTGCAGTGAGGAATGTTTTAGATGGTAAAGTGGTTTTTGCTAAGGCAACGCCAACTTTAAAAAAAGTAATTATTGTTGAAAATAAAAATGGAATTCATACTATTTATGCGCATTTGGATAAAATAGCACCTGGTGTTAAAGTAGGAAGAAATATAAAAAAGGGATATATCATAGGTAGGGTTGAGAGTGATTTAACTTTTGAAGTAACACAAAAGAATTTTCATATAAATCCTTTAGAAATGATTAGATAA
- the pyrH gene encoding UMP kinase — protein sequence MNNKRKRVLVKFSGEALAGENGFGIENSILKYIASEIKSLISENVEVGIVIGGGNIIRGVSAARDGLIKRTSGDHMGMLATVINSIAMQEALESAGLDVRVQSAIQMEAFCETFIMRRAHRHLEKGRIVIFACGTGNPYFTTDTAATLRAVEIQADMIIKATKVDGIYDKDPKKFNDAVMLNELSYERALHDNIKVMDDTAIALAKDNALPIVVCNMFKEGNLLKIIQGDMSLCSIVKN from the coding sequence ATGAATAATAAAAGAAAAAGAGTTTTAGTTAAATTTTCTGGAGAAGCTTTAGCTGGTGAAAATGGCTTTGGTATAGAAAATTCTATTTTAAAATATATAGCATCTGAAATAAAAAGTTTAATTAGTGAAAATGTTGAAGTAGGTATTGTTATAGGTGGTGGAAATATCATTAGAGGTGTATCTGCTGCAAGAGATGGACTTATAAAAAGAACAAGTGGCGATCATATGGGAATGCTTGCTACTGTGATTAATTCTATAGCTATGCAAGAAGCATTAGAAAGTGCCGGTCTTGATGTAAGAGTGCAAAGTGCTATTCAAATGGAAGCATTTTGTGAAACTTTTATTATGAGGAGAGCACATAGGCATCTAGAAAAAGGACGTATAGTAATTTTTGCCTGTGGTACTGGTAACCCTTATTTTACTACAGATACTGCAGCGACTTTAAGAGCAGTAGAAATCCAAGCAGACATGATTATCAAAGCGACTAAAGTAGATGGAATTTATGACAAAGATCCTAAAAAATTTAATGATGCGGTGATGTTAAATGAATTAAGTTACGAAAGAGCTTTACATGATAACATAAAAGTAATGGATGATACTGCTATTGCTTTAGCAAAAGATAATGCTTTGCCTATAGTTGTATGTAATATGTTCAAAGAGGGAAATTTGTTAAAAATTATTCAAGGCGATATGAGTTTATGCTCTATTGTTAAAAATTAA